The Halobacterium hubeiense genome contains the following window.
ACGACGCCGGTGACCAGCACGTCGTCGGCGAGGTCGTTCGCGAGCGCGTGCTCGACGACCGTCACGGAGTCCGGGACCTTCGCGCCGCCGACGACGTACGTCCGCGGCGTCGGCGTCTCCTCGATGGCGCCGAGCACGTCCAGCTCGGTCTCCATCACGCGGCCCGCGTACGACTCCAGTCGCTCGGGGAACCCGACTAGCGACGGCTGCGAGCGGTGCGCGGCCGCGAACGCGTCGTTGACGTACGCGTCCAGCACCGGGGAGAGCCGCTCGACGAGGAAGGTCTCCGCGGCGCGCTCCGGTGAGAACTCCATGTACTCCTCGCTGTAGAAGCGCGTGTTCTCCAGCAGGACCGCGGTGCCCGCGTCGAGGGCGTCGACGGCGTCCCGCGCCTCGGCGGAGAACGTCGCGTCGCAGTACGAGACCAGATTGTCGAGCAGTTCGTCGAGCCGGTCGGCGTGGGCTTCGAGGCGCTCGAACTCGTCGCCGCCCGGCCGCCCCTGGTGGGCGAGAATCGCGACGCGCGCGCCGCGGTCGAGCAGTTCGTCGAGCGTGTCCACGTGCGCCCGGAGGCGGGCGTCGTCGGCGAGCGTTCCGTCCTCGGCCAGCGGGCTGTTGATGTCGACCCGCACCCCGACTGCGGCGTCCGCGGCGTCGAGGTCGTCGAGGGTCCGTATCGCCATGTGGTGGGACCGAGAGAAGCGGCGGGCATAGGCGTTTCTGTACGTCGCGGCCAGTCACGCGCCCGAATTCGGGTATTCGGACGCGAGTAAACGTCGGCGGCGTGCGCTCGGGGTCGGTTGTGGGATGGGACGTGGCGGCGAGTCCGTGGACGGCAGACGGACTGATACTCCGCTATCAGACCGGCTGACACGCCGGCGTCAGACCGGCTGGCACTCGGGGCAGAGCAGTTGGCCGTTGACGTCCACGAGTTCGTGGGCGAGACCGCCGCAGCTCTCGCAGACGCCCTGCTCGCTGTAGCTGTCCGCCGAGGGCGCTTGCTCGCTGCCCGTCGGCGGCGCGGACGGGGCTGCGGGCGCGCCGCGGAGCTGTTTCTCGACGGTCGGCGCGACGTCGCGGGCTTCCACGACCCCGTGGACGCCGTCGTCGTCGGTGACGAGCACGCGCGGGTCGCCCGTCCGCCCCATCAGGTCGGCGGCGTCCGCGACCGAGGCGTCCAGCGACAGCGACTCGGGCGGGCCGTCCATCACGTCCGCGGCGGTGACCGCGTTCGGGTCGTGGCCGTCCAGCAGCGCGTCCATCACGGACTCGGCGGTGACGACGCCAACCGGCTCGGCCCCCCGGAGGACGACCGCGCTGTTGGTGTTCTCCGCCCGCATCAGTTCCACCGCGTCGAGGAGTTCGTCGGACTCGCTGACGCCGACGAACTCCTGTGAGAGCACGTCCCTGAGCGCTAACTGCGTCATGTGAACACGTAGCACGCAGTCGGGCTAAAAGGTATCCCCACAACGCGTATGAGGGGCGGCAGCGAAGGTCTGTGGGACCGATGCGGCGCGCCAGCGGGATGGTCGTCGCGCGTCCGGTGGCCGCGTGACTGTCACCGCGGATTCGTAACTGTTGCCGCGAGAGGAGGATGTGGCAGCGCTGACGGCGCCGAACCGCGGGATTCAACACCGCTGCCTCCCCTCGCGTGTAGCAATGACCATCCCGTCGTTCGCTATCGGCATCGCCGGGGGCACGGGCGCCGGCAAGACGACGGTAGCGCGCGAGATTACCGACAACGTCGAGGAGGCGGCCACCCTCATCCCGCTGGACAACTACTACAAGGACCTCAGCCACATGGACTTCGAGGAGCGGGCGACCGTCAACTACGACCACCCCTCGGCGTTCGAGTGGGACCTCCTGCAGGAACACCTCGACGCCCTGCTCTCCGGGCAAGCCGTCGAGATGCCCCAGTACGACTTCTCCGAGCACCTCCGAAAGGAGGAGCGAGTCACCGTCGAGCCCACCGACGTCATCGTGCTGGAGGGGATTCTCGCGCTCTACGACGAGGACGTCAACGACATGCTCGACCTCCACATCTACGTCGAGACCGACGCCGACGTCCGCATCCTCCGGCGCATCGAGCGCGACGTCGTCGAGCGCGGCCGCGAGCTGGAGGGCGTGATGGACCAGTACCTCTCGACGGTGAAGCCGATGCACGAGCAGTTCATCGAACCCACGAAGAAGGACGCCGACATCATCATCCCGGAGGGCGCCAACGCCGTCGCGGTCAACCTCCTCGAAGAGAAAGTGCAGGCCGAGAGCTCCGAGATGGCGGAGTGGGCGGTGCGCGGCGACGAGGAGCGCTACGAGCGCGAGTTCACGGACGGCGACGCCGACGACGACAGCGAGGCGGAAGCCGACGCGAGCGCGCCCGAGAACTCGGAGTAGCGCGGGAGTCGCGAGTGCGCGGTAGTTCTGTCGTCGGTACGGAGGAGAATCGACTGTCGCCGGCCTACCGCTCGGGCGGGTGGTAGTCCCAGACGTTCGCGCGGCGCAGGCCGTCGCCGACCGCCTTGTGGAAGTCCACCTTCGTCTCGAAGGTGTCCTCCTCGACGTGTTCGAAGATTTCCTCGACGGAGAGCACCTTCTCGTGGTTGACGCGGACCGGCCAGTCGCCGAACTCCTCGACGAACGCCGATTTCTCCAGCGGGAAGTCGTCTTCCTCGTCGGTCATCTTCGAGAGGACCGCCATGTCGTAGTTGCGGCCGCCCTCGCTGCCCTTCTCGCCGTCGGGGTCGTGGACCCAGTCCCGGCCCGAGGGGTCTTCCATCTCTGCCATACCCGTGACGTTCGCCGCCGGCCCCAAAACCGTTTCTCAATCCGCGCAGGGGATTTTCGACTGCTCGGGCGACGAGTCGCGGAGAAGTCAGCGGTGAGGCTGGGATTTGAACCCAGGAGGCTGACGCCACCGGTTTTCAAGACCGGCGCAATAGGCCGCTCTGCCACCTCACCGCGCGAGCGGTCGTACGACGAGTGGACGGTTGAAACTGTCGTTGTCCGGCAGTCGGGAGGCCCCCGCCCCCAGATTTCGAGTGTTCGACGGTGGAGCGGTGGGCGGCGATTACCCGTCGGGGTGAGTGCGCTGTGACGGGAACACGCCCACCCCGTTTTGCAAGTGTTCTCGCGAGAAATTCAGGGAGCGACGACGGCGCCGGACGAGCGGCCGTTCGAAGCGATATCGGAATCAGGCGATAGGGCGCTAATTACGCGGTTTATTGAGGTTATTGAGGCGCAGGGTGTGGCAGGAACTTCGGGGAGGAACGAGTGAAACAGACCGAACACGCGAAACTACCGAAACGATAGAACCGAGGGTATTATAGTGGACGGGCAGAAAGCGACTCGCAAGCGATGAAGACGCCGTTCCGCGACCGCGTCGAGCTGTTCACCAACAAGGACGTCCTCAAGGACCACTACGAGCCCGAGGAAATCCTCGAACGCGACGAGGAAATCGACCAGTACGCCAACGCCCTCCAGGACGTCGTGGACGGCTGGGAGCCGGACAACGTCTTCGTCTACGGGAAGACCGGCGTCGGGAAGACCGCGGTGACGCGGTACATGATGGACGCCCTCGAGTACGAGGCCGAGGAGCGCGAGGGCGTCGACGACGTGGTGAGTGTCGAAGTGAACTGCCACCACCACCCGTCGTCGTACCAGGCCGCCATCGCGCTCGTGAACGAACTCCGCGCGGACACCGACCGCGACCCGCTCACGACGGGGCTATCGACCTCGGACGTCCTGAACGCGCTGTTCGACGAAATCGAGGCGCGCGAGGGCACCGTGCTCATTGTGCTGGACGAAATCGACAACCTCGGCGACGACGACATGCTGCTCTACCAGCTCCCGCGCGCGAAGACCAACGGCAACATCTCGGACTCGCAGGTCGCGGTCGTCGGCATCTCGAACGACTACACGTTCCGCAACGACCTCTCGCCGAAGGTCCAGGACACGCTCTGTGAGCGCGAGATCAAGTTCCCGCCGTACGACGCCAACGAACTCGTCACGATTCTCACCGACCGAGCCGAGCGCGGCCTCCGCGGGGACGTTCTCGAAGACGGCGTTATTCCCCAATGCGCAGCCCTCGCTGCTCGCGACCGCGGGAGCGCGAGGCAGGCCATCGACCTCCTGCGGGAAGCCGTCAACGTCGCCGTCGAGGACGGCCGCGAGGTCGTCTCCGAGGAGGACGTGGACACCGCAGTCGAGCGCGTCGAGCGCGGCCGCATCAAGGACTCCATCAAGGACCTCACGACCCACGGCCAGTACGTCCTGCTCGCGGTCACGCAGATGTCAGTCAGCGGCGAGACGCCGGCTCGCGCGAAGGAACTCTACGAGGTCTACGAGGAGGTCGCCGCCGAGTACGCCGCCGAACCCCTGAGCCAGCGCAGCGTCCACGACCACCTCAACGACCTCTCGATGCTGGGGTTCCTGCGCCAGCACGACCGCAACTACGGCCGCGGCGGCGGGCAGTTCTTCGAGTACGAGCTCGACGTCGACGCCGAGATGGTCCGCGAGGCGATGGCCGACGAAGCCGAGTAGCGGGTTCCGTCTTCTTCCTCCACTTCTCTCCACTTCCCATCTCCATCTCGCCTGTACTACTTATTCCACACCACCTATTCCACCTACTCAATCGCTTTCCGCCGCATCCTCGCTGCTAGTTCTCTCTCGAACATTCGAAAACCGGGGTGGGGGAGACTCTCATCCCCTCGCTCTCGACGCTCCCCACTAGCTTCGCGCTGACTTCACTTGCAAAACGGGGTGGGGGCCCTCGCCCGAAGACCCTCGTCGCTCTCGAACAACACTTGCAAACGGGGGTCCCCGGGGACGAGTCCCGAGAATCTCACTCCCGGACGAGCACGCGCTCGCCGTCCTCCTCCTCGACGCGGAGGCCGAGGTCTTCGACGTACGCGGTCGTGAACGCGGGGACGACGCGGCCCGCGGCGCGGCGCGCGCGCAGTTCCGTGACCAGCGAGACGAGGTCGTCGCCGGTGCAGACGCGCGTCTGCTCGTGGAGGAAGTCGATGTCGTGGCCGGCGTCCACCGCGCGCGCGGTCACGTTCTCGATTTCTGGTGCGTCCCACGCGCCCTCGAAGTCGATGGGCTCGCGGAAGCCAGCGAAATAGAGGCTGCCGCCCCGAGAGGGGCCGACGACGACGGGGTTCCGACGGAGCTTCAGCGCCGCGCTGTCGACGTGCTTGCGCGCGACCAGCGGCGCGTCGGGTTCGAGGACGGCGACCGACGCTACGTCCTCGGCGTCCAGCAGGTGCGTGACCGTGTTCCCGACGCGGGCGTGCTTCGACGACCCGACCTGCACTTCGACGCGCGCGTCCGCCGCTTCATCCTCGTCGAGCACGTCCTCGACGAAGTCGCGGACTTCCCGCTCGGCGTCCGCCCCCTCGGGGACGTGTTCGTCGGGGAGCAGGTCGTCCGGCCGGTAGTTCACGAGGAGGTCGCCGCCGCTGTCGGTCACCGCGCGGAACGCGTCGGCGGCCATCGCCTCGTACAGCGAGACGGCTTCGCGCTCGGAGAGCGGCGACGTGGCTGCCAGTTCCGGGAGTACGAGTCCTTCCCGCGGCGGGTCGACGGGGACGGCGACGACAGTCATACGTGGTCCTCGGTTCGGGGGACGCTTGAACGCCGCGGTACGCCGGCCTCGTTCGCGCCGCCGACTAGCCGACGCGGGGCGCGCTCCGTCACCGCCCGCGTCGCCCCTTCGTCTGCCGGTAGTCGGTGTCGAGCAGGTCGAGGAAGAACTCGACGTACTCCTCGCGCTGGGCGTCGGTCTGGTCCGCGGGGTGAATCATCGGCGCGAGCTCGAACCCGCGCCCGCGAATCGTCGTCGCGTGGCACTCCTCGACGTCGAGGTCGTCGGCGGGCGTGGTGGTGTACTCTTTCCCGAGTTCCGTCAGCGCGCGCTGGCCGACCGGCACGAGCACCTCCGGATTGATGATGCGGATGTCGGCGTTCAGGTACGGCTCGCAGGTCGCGACCTCCTCGTCGCTGGGCTCGCGGGCGGGATGACGACAGCGCGTCAGGTACGTCAGGTAGGCGTTGTCCAGTTCGGGCTCGTCGCTGGACGGCAGCGAGTAGTTCAGGCCGACGCTCCCGAGGACGTGCTGGAAGCGCTCGCCCGCCTCGTCGCCCGTGAACGGGACGCCGGTCTGCTCGGCGCCCTCACTGGGGGCTTCGCCGACGAACACGAAGTCCGCGCCGACGTCGCCGTAGCCGTGGACGACGCGCTCGCGGACGTCGCAGAGCCCGGGACAGTTCCGGCAGTCCTCGTCCATCCCGTAGGGGTTCTGCGGGCCGTCCTGGTGGGCGTCCATCTGGTCGGGAGTGAGGCCCGCGCGCAAAAAGCCGCTTCGCTCGGCCGCGACGCCAGCGCGCTCACTTCCGCGTTCGGTCGTCGCGAGGCGGGTCGTCGCGGAGCGCGTGGAGGTGTTCGTCGCAGACGGTGGCGGTGGCCTCCGTGACCTCGTAGGCGACGGTGGAGACGAGCGCGGCGTCGTCGCGCCGGCAGTCGGGCACCCACTGCGGGAGCGCGTAGAAGCCGTCCCGGTCGCAGAACGCGCAGCCGTCGACGCCCCGCCAGCGGCCGCGTTCAAGGCTGCGGCCGAACTCCGCGCGCTCGCAGTTCACGCAGAGCGCGCCGACGCGGACGCCGCCGACGGTGTCGACGACCGCGCGGTTGTAGCCCGCGGGTTCGCCGCACGCGATGCACCGTTGGCCCATCGCCGTGAGGACGCGCGGCCGCCGGCATAAGCCTGACTAAGAGGCCTATAGACCACTCTGTTCGGCGCTGCCGTCGGTGAGTTTCGACCACCCGGAAAACGGACCACCGAGTCGGTCGCCGAGCTACTCGTTGCGCGGGCTGCTCGGGTGGTAGTCGGTGTCGTACTCGCCGGGCTGGCCGTCCAGCCGGTCGGGGTTGACGCGGCCGCCCAGCAGCATGAAGTCCAGCATCGTCACGTTCAGCATCGCTTCGACGACCGGGACGCCGCGCGGCGGCAGCACGGGGTCGTGGCGGCCGACGACCTGAATCTCCTTCTGCTCGCCGGTCTCCCAGTCCACCGTCTGCTGTTTCTTCGGAATCGACGTGGGCGCGTGCAGGGTGACTTCGCCGTAAATCGGCTCGCCGGTCGTAATCCCGCCCTGCAGGCCGCCGTGGTCGTTCTCGACGGGCACGGGGTCACCATCGTCTCCGAATTCCCAGTCGTCATTGTGCTCCTTCCCGGGAATCGTCCGCGCGTCGCGGCCGCGTCCGAACTCGAAAGCCGTGCTCGCGGGCACCGACATCATCGCCTGCCCGAGTCGGGCCTCCACGGAGTCGAAGCGCGGCGCGCCGAGTCCGCGCGGCACGCCCCGGATCTCGAAGTAGATGGAGCCGCCGATGGAGTCGCCGCGCTCCTGGTAGTCCTCGATGAGCTCCTGCATCTCCTCGGCGGTCTCGGGGTGCGCACAGCGCACGTCGTTGTCCTCGGTGTGTTCGAGCATCTCCTCGAAGGAGACCTCGGGCGCCTCCACGTCGCCAATCTGGTTGACGTGGGCTTTCACCTGCACGCCCTCGTGCTCCAGCACTTCCTTGGCAATCGCCCCCGCCGCCACCCAGTTGACGGTCTCGCGGGCCGACGAGCGCCCGCCACCGCCCCAGTTGCGTGTGCCGAACTTCGCGGAGTACGTGAAGTCGCCGTGGGACGGCCGGGGCGCGGTGACGAACGGCTCGTACTTCCCGGACTCGGCGTCCTTGTTCTGGATGGTCATGCCGATGGGCGTGCCCGTCGTGTAGCCGTCCTGCACGCCGGAGTTGATTGTCACCTCGTCGGGCTCCCCCCGCGAGGTCGTAATCATCGACTGGCCGGGCTTGCGGCGGTCGAGCTCGCGCTGAATCGTCTCCTCGTCGAGTTCGAGGCCCGCCGGACAGCCCGAGACCACGACGCCCATGCCGGGGCCGTGGCTCTCGCCGTACGTCGTCACCTGGAACAGTCGCCCGAACCGATTGCCGTTCATTACCGGAGCATACGTCCCGAGGGGCTTATGGCTTGCAGTCCGCGCAACCGCTCCCGCCCCGACTGCCCCGCACCGAACATGCGAACGGATTCGGGAGTCGGCTTTCCCGCGTGGGCGTGCTACCAGTTCACAATGGCTGCCACGACGCCGACAGCGACGCGGTGTGGGTGTGCGCGACCGCGCGACTGCGTGGACCGCCGCACCGGCAGGTACCTCACGGCGGTCTACTGGCTCGCGGCGGGCGAGGACCGCTCGCGGGTCAGCACGGGCGCGGTCAGCGACCGCCTCGGCGTGACGCCGGCGACGGTCACCGAGACGTTCGCCGAACTCGCCGCAGCTGACCTCCTCGACTACGAGAAGCACGCCGGCGTGCGGTTGACCGAGCGCGGGCGGGCGGTCGCCGGCGAGCTCGCGTACCGCCAGTGCGTCGTCCGCACGTTCTTCGCGGCGGAACTGGGCGTCGAGTTCGGCGCCGACGAGGGCTACCAGTTCGGCTACGTGCTCCCGGAGAGCGGCGTCGAGAACCTACGTACTCGCATCGACCACGCGCCCGGGGACTGCTGTACCGAGCGCGCAGCCGACGCCGACTGCCTCTGCGAGGCGCGCGCGAACTGATGTCGGGCCTCGAAGTCCACGACGTTCCGGACGGCGTCGATCCCGACGCGTGGCACCTCGACGTGACCGGCGCCGTCGCGAGCGAGCTAACGTTCGACCGCGAGGACCTCCGCGCCCTCCCCGTAGAGACGTTCACGGCGGACTTCACGTGCGTCGAGGGGTGGGTCGCCGAGGACCTCTCGTGGCGGGGCGTCCGCGTCGGCGACGTGCTCGACCGCGCGGCCCCCACGGCGGCGGCCAGCCACGCGCTCGTGCACGCGATGGACGGCGAGTACGCCTGCTCGTTCCCCCTCAACGACCTCGCGGACGCCGTGCTCGCGCTGGAACTCGACGGCGCCGCGCTCCCGGTCGAACACGGCGGCCCCGCGCGCCTCGTCCCGACCGGCGAGGCGGACTGCTGGGAGAGCGTGAAGTGGGTCGCGGAGCTGACCGTCACCGAGTCCGCGCCCGAGGACGCCGACACCGCCGAGTCCATCGCGCTGTCGCGAGTCGGGTAGCCCGCGACCGCGAACATATTCGACTCTGTTGCTATTCGGTCGCGGGCGTTGTGTCCGCGTATGCACTCGACTGTCGACGTCACCGACACCGACCGCGAACAGCGCCGCGACCGCGTCTTCGACCGCCTCGACGACGCCGAGGTGGGGGAGACGGTCGCCGTCACCGCCGACCGCGACGTCCACCCGACGCTCTCCCAGTACGCCATCGCGCGGGACGCCGCGCTCGACCGCTCCTACGAGCAGACGGGGCCGGAGTGGGAGGTCCACGTCACGAAGCGACCGCCCGAGGAAGCCGACGACCCCTACGCGTTCGACGTGCGGAACCTCCCGCCGGCGCGCCGCCACGCCGTCCTCACGGACACGTTCGACCTGCTCGAACCCGGCGAGTCGTTCGTGCTCGTCAACGACCACGACCCCGAGCCGCTCTACCACGAGCTCTCCTCGACGCACGGCGACGTGGTCGGGTGGTCCTACGAGCAGGAGTCCGCGGGCGAGTGGCGCGTCGAAATCTCGAAGACCGGCGAGCCGGCGGCCGACGACGACGGCGCGACCGCGACGTTCGACGTCCGCGAGATTCCCAAGCCCGACCGCCACCCCACGATTCACCACCGCTTCGCGAACCTCGACGCCGGGGACTCCCTCGACGTCATCGCGCCCCACGAGCCGAACCCGCTGCGCCGGGAGTTCCGCCAGCAGTACGGCGACGGCTTCGAGTGGGAGGTCCGCGAGCGCGACCCCGGCGAGGTCCGCGTCCGCATCACGAAGACCGACGCGGACGGGGACCGGAGCGAACCGGACGACGCGAACGCGGACGAAAACGCCGACGCCGACACCGAGGACTTGACCGTCGTGCAGGAGTTGGACGTCCGCGACCGCCCGCCCGCCCAGCGCCACGAAGCCATCTTCGACGCGTACGCCGACCTCGACGCCGGCGAGGCGTTCGTGCTCGTCAACGACCACGACCCGAAGCCGCTGTACCACCAGTTCGAGGCCGAAGCCGGCCCCGAGTTCCGCTGGGAGTACCGCGCCCGCGACCCCGGCGAGTTCCGCGTGCTTGTCGGGCGCGCCGACGCCGCGGACCCCCAGTCGAGCCCGCCCGAGGACGTGGAAGCGCCGTTCTGAGCGCGGTTCGACCCCGTCGCCGCTACCGCTCGTTACACCAAGTCGTCGAGTCGCGCGACGCCGAACGGGACGAGCGCCTCGTCGGGGTGGAGGCCGCCGTGCATCCCCGCGAGGGACAGTTGTTCGGCTTCGTCCGCGTACCAGAGCCCGCCCTCGCGCGGGACCACCACCAAATCGCCGCTGTTCCGTTCGAACGCCGGACCCGGCTCGCCCCGTCCCCACAGCCTCTCGGCGAGCGCTTCCTGTCTGGAGAGCACGAGTGCGTCGCAGTCGGAGAGGCAGGCTCGCGCGGCCTCCTCGTCGGTCACGCGCAGGTGGACGTTCCGGGGGCCGCCGAGCACGAGCGGTGTCCCCGAGCAGTCCGCGGGAACGTACTCCAGCACGCCCGTCGCGTCGAGTTCGGTTCTGTCCGCGTCCCGAATCGGCACCTGCCCGTGGTCCGCGACCAGACAGACCGCCGTCTCCTCGGCCACGTCGTCGTCGAGCGTGCCGAGCGCACGTTCGAGCGCGTCGCAGACCGCCGCGACCTGCGCGCCGTACAGTTCGCTGTCCGGGCCGCG
Protein-coding sequences here:
- a CDS encoding DUF5785 family protein, which gives rise to MAEMEDPSGRDWVHDPDGEKGSEGGRNYDMAVLSKMTDEEDDFPLEKSAFVEEFGDWPVRVNHEKVLSVEEIFEHVEEDTFETKVDFHKAVGDGLRRANVWDYHPPER
- a CDS encoding phosphoglycerate kinase, producing MAIRTLDDLDAADAAVGVRVDINSPLAEDGTLADDARLRAHVDTLDELLDRGARVAILAHQGRPGGDEFERLEAHADRLDELLDNLVSYCDATFSAEARDAVDALDAGTAVLLENTRFYSEEYMEFSPERAAETFLVERLSPVLDAYVNDAFAAAHRSQPSLVGFPERLESYAGRVMETELDVLGAIEETPTPRTYVVGGAKVPDSVTVVEHALANDLADDVLVTGVVGNVFLTAAGVDVGRASTEFIQDRGYEAAIERADALLYEYGNHIHVPEDVAVERDGERVELGVEELPPGRDEPLKDVGSDTVAAYADVLESTGTAILNGPAGVFEEAAFADGTRGVFEAATRADYTIVGGGDTAAAIRQFGLSGFEHVSTGGGAALRLLTGEPLPAVEALR
- a CDS encoding DUF2249 domain-containing protein; this translates as MHSTVDVTDTDREQRRDRVFDRLDDAEVGETVAVTADRDVHPTLSQYAIARDAALDRSYEQTGPEWEVHVTKRPPEEADDPYAFDVRNLPPARRHAVLTDTFDLLEPGESFVLVNDHDPEPLYHELSSTHGDVVGWSYEQESAGEWRVEISKTGEPAADDDGATATFDVREIPKPDRHPTIHHRFANLDAGDSLDVIAPHEPNPLRREFRQQYGDGFEWEVRERDPGEVRVRITKTDADGDRSEPDDANADENADADTEDLTVVQELDVRDRPPAQRHEAIFDAYADLDAGEAFVLVNDHDPKPLYHQFEAEAGPEFRWEYRARDPGEFRVLVGRADAADPQSSPPEDVEAPF
- a CDS encoding molybdopterin-dependent oxidoreductase; this encodes MSGLEVHDVPDGVDPDAWHLDVTGAVASELTFDREDLRALPVETFTADFTCVEGWVAEDLSWRGVRVGDVLDRAAPTAAASHALVHAMDGEYACSFPLNDLADAVLALELDGAALPVEHGGPARLVPTGEADCWESVKWVAELTVTESAPEDADTAESIALSRVG
- a CDS encoding CBS domain-containing protein, giving the protein MTQLALRDVLSQEFVGVSESDELLDAVELMRAENTNSAVVLRGAEPVGVVTAESVMDALLDGHDPNAVTAADVMDGPPESLSLDASVADAADLMGRTGDPRVLVTDDDGVHGVVEARDVAPTVEKQLRGAPAAPSAPPTGSEQAPSADSYSEQGVCESCGGLAHELVDVNGQLLCPECQPV
- the aroC gene encoding chorismate synthase, with amino-acid sequence MNGNRFGRLFQVTTYGESHGPGMGVVVSGCPAGLELDEETIQRELDRRKPGQSMITTSRGEPDEVTINSGVQDGYTTGTPIGMTIQNKDAESGKYEPFVTAPRPSHGDFTYSAKFGTRNWGGGGRSSARETVNWVAAGAIAKEVLEHEGVQVKAHVNQIGDVEAPEVSFEEMLEHTEDNDVRCAHPETAEEMQELIEDYQERGDSIGGSIYFEIRGVPRGLGAPRFDSVEARLGQAMMSVPASTAFEFGRGRDARTIPGKEHNDDWEFGDDGDPVPVENDHGGLQGGITTGEPIYGEVTLHAPTSIPKKQQTVDWETGEQKEIQVVGRHDPVLPPRGVPVVEAMLNVTMLDFMLLGGRVNPDRLDGQPGEYDTDYHPSSPRNE
- a CDS encoding uracil-DNA glycosylase gives rise to the protein MDAHQDGPQNPYGMDEDCRNCPGLCDVRERVVHGYGDVGADFVFVGEAPSEGAEQTGVPFTGDEAGERFQHVLGSVGLNYSLPSSDEPELDNAYLTYLTRCRHPAREPSDEEVATCEPYLNADIRIINPEVLVPVGQRALTELGKEYTTTPADDLDVEECHATTIRGRGFELAPMIHPADQTDAQREEYVEFFLDLLDTDYRQTKGRRGR
- the udk gene encoding uridine kinase yields the protein MTIPSFAIGIAGGTGAGKTTVAREITDNVEEAATLIPLDNYYKDLSHMDFEERATVNYDHPSAFEWDLLQEHLDALLSGQAVEMPQYDFSEHLRKEERVTVEPTDVIVLEGILALYDEDVNDMLDLHIYVETDADVRILRRIERDVVERGRELEGVMDQYLSTVKPMHEQFIEPTKKDADIIIPEGANAVAVNLLEEKVQAESSEMAEWAVRGDEERYEREFTDGDADDDSEAEADASAPENSE
- a CDS encoding orc1/cdc6 family replication initiation protein, with product MKTPFRDRVELFTNKDVLKDHYEPEEILERDEEIDQYANALQDVVDGWEPDNVFVYGKTGVGKTAVTRYMMDALEYEAEEREGVDDVVSVEVNCHHHPSSYQAAIALVNELRADTDRDPLTTGLSTSDVLNALFDEIEAREGTVLIVLDEIDNLGDDDMLLYQLPRAKTNGNISDSQVAVVGISNDYTFRNDLSPKVQDTLCEREIKFPPYDANELVTILTDRAERGLRGDVLEDGVIPQCAALAARDRGSARQAIDLLREAVNVAVEDGREVVSEEDVDTAVERVERGRIKDSIKDLTTHGQYVLLAVTQMSVSGETPARAKELYEVYEEVAAEYAAEPLSQRSVHDHLNDLSMLGFLRQHDRNYGRGGGQFFEYELDVDAEMVREAMADEAE
- a CDS encoding metal-dependent transcriptional regulator, with protein sequence MAATTPTATRCGCARPRDCVDRRTGRYLTAVYWLAAGEDRSRVSTGAVSDRLGVTPATVTETFAELAAADLLDYEKHAGVRLTERGRAVAGELAYRQCVVRTFFAAELGVEFGADEGYQFGYVLPESGVENLRTRIDHAPGDCCTERAADADCLCEARAN